The nucleotide window AGAGCGAAACAAGAAAATTTAAGAAATCGAAAGCCTACCCAAATAAGGTtatttggataatttatggaataaTAATTTTTCCTCTTAACTATATTTACAAGAATAGAACCAAatgctatttttatttaaatatgttttattttatataaaaaattatgaaaagttattaattatttttctttgctTGAGAAATTGTTTTCAGAAATTTACTAAATAATATCGAAAAGGTATAAAGCAAAATTCACTCTTTCAAAATAAATCCGAAAATAACTGTTCAAAATTATGATGacgaattcaaaaataaaaatattggatGGAATAAATCAATCTCACTATTAATATGCTCTACTTTGTATATAAATAAACCCTGGAAAAGTTTTAAagaaaatgatattaaaaataaaaatagaatggGATCTTGATTTAACAATAAAAAGAATGTGAAGTTGAAGTTTGGAATTTAATACTCTATATTAAGAAAGATGTTAGCATCTCTAATGCTTTTCTTTCAGTTCAAACTCCAAACCTTTCTTCATACTTTCCGGTTACTATATTGCCGCTGGGAACCACGTCCAGCTCCGGCAGACATGGCACGTGACATTAAGATGAATGAAGCAACGTAATTCTCACATTGTCACGTGGATTAAACCCTTCCCGCGTACGGTACGGACTCTTTAATTCGATAAAGGTGGGGTGTGATGATGATTTCACCCAAAGAATAAACCTTCTTTTTATTCAGTTGCATCGCAAGTAACGTCTTTTAACTGTTTACATTAACCAATCAATAACCGACACGTGGATACCAAGCTCCCGTTGTACCCTTTTAGCCTTCTCTCTGTTTTTTCCTTTAGGTTTTATAAAACGCCCCTGCAGGCTTCACTCTCTGTTATCTCCTCCATTGCCCATTctaatttctatcttcttctttatttttcttattttatttttctttttcctctttcgTTTGAatattttgagaaacaaaaaagAATGGATGATGAATTTGCAAAGCTTAATAGGAGAATCAACCCTCCAAggtattttctctgttttcttttgaagtttcaattcaattcagttcaatttaatccattttccttttctttttgttttagatTTTATGTTGTTTTTTGTGTTGCTTTTAATGGGCTGAATTCCATTTCTTTTGTAGAGTTATTGTTGACAATGGTGCTTGTGGACATGCTACCTTTATACAggtatcatttttttttttcacataAGACTGTGTTTAAGCATGTTCAGACTCATGTAATTGTTACAATAATAATGGTGCTAATTGAATTAAGGTTGAACCAGTATCAATAATCATGCTATAGATGGCATAAGGTTGTACTAATAAGCTTTGgtaattttgtgttattttttttaGGTTGATAGTGTGAACAAGCATGAGATTCTCCTTGAAATAGTCCAAGTTCTTTCAGACCTTAACCTTAATGTAACCAAAGCTTATATCTCTTCTGATGCTGGATGGTTCATGGATGGTATGTTTCATAATTTTTGTATTTATAGGCTCTAAGCAAGTTTGCGAAATGTTGTTTATAGACTCTTAAAAAGGCCTCCCGACAATGGTTGGTATTGTACCCAAGAATAGGATGTCTATGCTTGGTTTTACTTCCGGATTTTATCTTCCAACTCTACAAAAAGCTTTGAGGGGTTCACGAAGTGAAAACACCTCCACCAACCAAAGAAATGTGAGCTAATATAgcatttgtgggtaaaatgtgtTCAAATCCGACCAAGTGCAAATACTCATATTTTCCTGGTGGATAGAGGCCCTCTCATTCCGTGAATCTTTCAAGGCTCTTTTTGGAGTCATGAGACCAAACCCGAGGATAAAATAGAGCATAAACACTCCACGCCCAGTATTATCTCTTTTGAGGGATCCATCAGCTCCCTATGAAcacacttggcaaacttttttcAGAGCAAGCCCGACCTCCCCCACAACAGTGCTGTAATTATATCAAACTTGTTTGGTTTTTTCAGTGTTTTATGTGACAGATAATCGAGGGAAGAAAATTACAGATGAAGAGACACGTGGTTATATACAAAAAGTAAGCGTAAATTGGTGGGATTCCATGTATGATATTAATATCATTACGATACCTTTTAAACAATTTTCATTTGTTAAATTCTACAGACACTTGAAACCAAAGTATATATCTTAAATTCAATGAAGAGCTCAGCTAATTTAATCCCTTCCAAAGACCATACCAGTACTACAATAGAACTAACCGGCAATGATAGGCCGGGTCTTCTCTCCGAATTATCCGCGGTTTTAGCTGATATGGGATGCAATGTAATAAACGCCGAGATATGGACACACAACGCTCGAGCCGCCACCGTTATCCATATCACCGACCGGTCAACAGGTCACACGATCGAAGACCCGGACCGGCTTTCAACAATCAAGGAACTACTCTTCAATGTAATGAAAGGGGACAGTGATTTTAAGACACCAAGTGCAAGAATGTTTGTTTCAACATCAAGAGAAACTCATACAGGTCGAAGATTGCATCAAATGTTGTTAGCAGATAGAGATTTTGAGAGACATAATGACAAATGTTCTATGGAACCACATGTAACTGTGTTGGATTGCAGTGATAGGGATTATACAGTTGTGACCATAAGATGCTTGGATCGACCAAAGCTATTGTTTGATACTGTTTGTTGTTTAACGGATATGGAATATGTTGTGTTCCATGGAACTGTCATTACAGGGAGACTGGAAGCTTATCAGGTTTGTAAATTATTACAAGGAATTTCAAAtgtttttttaatgaaatttaaaGTGGGTATTTATTGTAAAATCACTTCTTTCTTTTTGTAGGAATATTATATCAGACATGTTGATGGGTTCCCTATAAGTTCAGAAGCTGAACAACAAAGAGTTATGGAATGTCTTGAAGCTGCCATTGAAAGGAGAACCACACAGGTTGGTTGGTTaccttcaaaattttttattttttatttttataaaaagaaaaattgttGTTAGTTGCTATAATTGTATAGAATTTGAGATTTAGTCCTTCTATTATTCTACTTTTTTAACCTAAAAATCCTAGTCCGATTTAttaatttatcatatttatttCCTATCAATCATATGTCAAGTCATATGAGAATTGAGGACAacctaatcaaaattttaatttgacaatttttgacaaaaaatacTTACAATTTTAATGACCgagttgaaatttttaatttaaaaaaaaaaaagaaaagaaaaaagtaacacttgatttttaatttttaagtacaAGAACTAATAGcatactttaattttatttttttttaatctgTCGTTCTTCCCAACAACACACTCTACAAGGTTTAAACTTATCTCCTGAAGAGTGTATAGTGGTGAAGTTAAAAGAGTGGATAGTGACTTTGCCCCCCTTTGGTTAAATGAGAAAAACTTTCTATTTAGCCCCTTCtcaacttaaataattcaaattaagTTTTTAACACttgaataaatgaaatatttacattttcagcTCCCCAAATCATGTAATTTAAGCATTTTAacacaaaatttttaattaactCCCAAATAAAATTTCCGCAATGTAGCTTAGTAATCCACAGTTCAAAATCTTGTTTTAAAGCTCTTcataattataaaaagaaaaaaagaaaaaaaaaaccttggtCAAATTACAGTTTGAGTCCTTGTACTATACTCAAGTTGGGTTTATTGTGCATACAGGGTGTGGAATTGGAAGTGATAACAGAGGACCGGTTTGGGGTACTATCAGAAATCACAAGAATAATTCGTGAAAATGGATTAAGCATTAAAAGAGCAGAAATAAGGAGGAATGGTGGAAAAGCAAACGACAGGTTCATAGTAAGTGATGTGATGGGAAATGGGGTGGTTGATCCCAAAACCATGGAAATGGTCCAAAAAGAAATAGGAGGAttaggagaagaagaaggttgtGGTGTGAAGGTTGAAGGGAATAATTCCTCCCTTTTATTATCTACGAAACTTCCCAAAGAAAAACACGAGACAAGGACAAGTTTCTCGTTTGGGAACTTGTTTAAAGGAAGAAATTTCCATAACTTCAATAAACTCATCAAATCTTGttcttaaattattataatattaatctGTCTTTGTTCCCTACTGGTTTTTGGAGGGGAATTATAGCTTATTGCTTGTGTGTTTCCCATATACATGTATAGGTTTGGTTTTGTATGTaaattaattttacataattGTTGCAATGAAACTTTGGAGGATTTAAACTTAGATGATGATGCGAATTCAAATATTTGCAAGTATTCAATTTATTAGATAAGTCCTTCTTATCATATCAGCAATGACCCCATGCAATAATAAAATGTCTCTCAGCTCAAATTTCTCTGATCTCACCCTTCACCATTGCAACTAAGTCTAGGCTCCCCTCTACTAACTCATTCTATCCTTGAGTTCATGAACTTGACCATTGCGATTGACTCTAGCTTTGCTCTCCCTTTGAATCATTGATTCCACCCTTGATTTCCCTACTTGACAAAAGAActcaaatatccatcatgggaaAGTATTCATAGCTTCAAAATTTAAAGATAAGCAGAGTATTTTTCACTGCAAGTTCATCTGCTATATGTTATCATTATCAACCAAGGAAATATAAAATACATCTTTTTAGAACCATATATTGTTGGAAATTAGGTTGGATTTTGAGGATCATTCGTCGATGACGAAAGAACAGCTTCTTTTTAGTATCAACGTTAGAGGCCAAGTCTGTAAACATGATATTATAGCAAAACGTTCATGTTAGGGTGCGCACAAATAAATGTTAAGACT belongs to Gossypium arboreum isolate Shixiya-1 chromosome 7, ASM2569848v2, whole genome shotgun sequence and includes:
- the LOC108469535 gene encoding ACT domain-containing protein ACR6-like, whose product is MDDEFAKLNRRINPPRVIVDNGACGHATFIQVDSVNKHEILLEIVQVLSDLNLNVTKAYISSDAGWFMDVFYVTDNRGKKITDEETRGYIQKTLETKVYILNSMKSSANLIPSKDHTSTTIELTGNDRPGLLSELSAVLADMGCNVINAEIWTHNARAATVIHITDRSTGHTIEDPDRLSTIKELLFNVMKGDSDFKTPSARMFVSTSRETHTGRRLHQMLLADRDFERHNDKCSMEPHVTVLDCSDRDYTVVTIRCLDRPKLLFDTVCCLTDMEYVVFHGTVITGRLEAYQEYYIRHVDGFPISSEAEQQRVMECLEAAIERRTTQGVELEVITEDRFGVLSEITRIIRENGLSIKRAEIRRNGGKANDRFIVSDVMGNGVVDPKTMEMVQKEIGGLGEEEGCGVKVEGNNSSLLLSTKLPKEKHETRTSFSFGNLFKGRNFHNFNKLIKSCS